The DNA region GTACGAAACTTCCAGAAACCGGCAAAGCTTCTCCATCGGCTTTCCCGGATATACCTGCAATGCATCTTCCAGACTGTCATAACCCGAATAAGCCGTATGCAGGCGTTCAAAATAAGAATGGAAGTCCGCATACGAAAGCATCCGGTAAAAACTGCGCCGCTCTTCCACAGGGAAATCCTTCTCCCACCGACGCGAAAGAACATATTGATAAGGAGACGCTCCCATGCACGCATGCAATTCATCCGCCTTCTTCAGAATCTGCCTGCGGTTGCCAAAACTCATGATGGCGGTCAGCAGACCACTGATTTCTATATCCTGTTTCAGCGTATAGCGATGAGGGAACTGTACCGGGTCATTCTGAATAAAATCGGCACAATGATAGGTCGCAGCCCACTCTTGTAGTTTCTTTTTTATATCTTTGGTCATTTCTTTAAAATCAGGAGGACGCAAAGATAATGCAAATCGAATGCAGAACTTTCATGCTTGCATGAAAAAGTTATGCTGAGATGCCGCTTATCTTATTTCAAAGA from Bacteroides sp. MSB163 includes:
- a CDS encoding TIGR02757 family protein, whose amino-acid sequence is MTKDIKKKLQEWAATYHCADFIQNDPVQFPHRYTLKQDIEISGLLTAIMSFGNRRQILKKADELHACMGASPYQYVLSRRWEKDFPVEERRSFYRMLSYADFHSYFERLHTAYSGYDSLEDALQVYPGKPMEKLCRFLEVSYKSPQKKLNMFLRWMIRKGPEVDFGIWESFDCRELIIPLDTHVCRVARLLELTETETFSLKNAQRITAALAEVFPDDPCFGDFALFGYGVNNK